Proteins from one Paenibacillus amylolyticus genomic window:
- a CDS encoding type 1 glutamine amidotransferase domain-containing protein, with amino-acid sequence MRLTGKKVIALVDEEFEDLELWYPVHRVREEGAEVHLAGEKKGKTYIGKYGVPAEAEYSFDELDSSDYDGILVPGGWAPDKLRRYPKVLELVKEMNADRKPIGQICHAGWVLISAKILDGVTVTSTPGIRDDMENAGAIWKDEAVVVDGHIISARRPPDLPPYGKAFCDALADK; translated from the coding sequence ATGAGATTAACCGGTAAAAAAGTCATCGCTCTGGTCGATGAAGAATTCGAAGATCTAGAATTATGGTACCCTGTGCATCGGGTTCGTGAAGAAGGTGCGGAAGTGCATCTTGCTGGAGAAAAAAAAGGAAAAACCTATATTGGCAAATATGGTGTGCCTGCTGAAGCCGAATACAGTTTCGATGAACTGGACAGTTCAGATTATGATGGCATTCTCGTGCCAGGCGGCTGGGCGCCGGACAAGCTGCGACGTTATCCCAAGGTGCTGGAGCTTGTCAAAGAAATGAATGCAGACCGGAAACCGATTGGACAGATCTGTCATGCGGGCTGGGTGCTGATTTCTGCCAAAATTCTGGACGGGGTTACAGTAACCTCTACACCAGGCATACGGGATGACATGGAAAATGCAGGTGCGATCTGGAAAGATGAAGCGGTTGTTGTGGATGGACATATCATCTCGGCACGTCGTCCGCCTGACCTCCCACCTTACGGCAAAGCATTCTGTGATGCACTCGCTGACAAGTAA
- the ytxJ gene encoding bacillithiol system redox-active protein YtxJ, with amino-acid sequence MADMTKMTSIEQLNSAVEATEEQPLLLFKHSTRCPISSNAYQEMNDYLHNNANENVKYGIIYVVEDRPVSNEAADKLGVKHESPQAILIKKGIPVWHTSHSDITKTTLTNVLSES; translated from the coding sequence ATGGCTGACATGACTAAAATGACAAGTATTGAACAGCTAAACTCCGCAGTGGAGGCTACCGAGGAGCAACCTTTGCTTCTGTTTAAGCACAGTACGCGCTGTCCCATCAGCTCGAACGCTTATCAGGAGATGAACGATTATCTGCATAACAACGCCAATGAAAATGTGAAATACGGTATCATTTATGTTGTGGAAGATCGCCCAGTATCCAATGAAGCAGCAGATAAGCTGGGTGTTAAGCACGAATCTCCTCAAGCGATCCTGATCAAAAAGGGAATTCCTGTATGGCATACTTCCCATTCTGATATTACCAAAACCACACTTACGAATGTTTTGAGTGAGTCCTAA